The following are encoded in a window of Bradyrhizobium guangdongense genomic DNA:
- a CDS encoding NAD(P)/FAD-dependent oxidoreductase, translating to MQSAIVLGGGMVGVSAALHLKQRGWSVTLVDRREPGRETSYGNAGMIQAEAVRPYPMPRDLTSLVNIATGRTNDVRYSLSSLHRHVEPLLRYWWHSAPKRHREAIEAWARLIAYATPEHDILIREAHADNLIRRAGYRVLHRDAASFDQAVKTAEDDRREFGVNFCVLSGSELTKAEPILRDDLPGAIHWLDTWTVSDPGALVTAYADLFERSGGRIVLGDAQSLQQTATGWSVETDNGRIDAANAVVTLGPWSPDLLHKFGYRIPLVRKRGYHMHYTGGASLDLPLVDKGGGYAMGPMTKGIRITTGAELTAPDALATPVQLASAEASARELIDLGKRAEPEPWFGTRPCTPDMVPVLGRAPRHPGLWMNFGHGHQGFTLGPATGRLLAEMMNGDTPSIDPTPYRPERF from the coding sequence ATGCAAAGCGCAATCGTTCTCGGCGGTGGCATGGTGGGCGTGAGCGCCGCCTTGCATTTGAAGCAGCGCGGCTGGAGCGTGACGCTCGTCGACCGCAGGGAGCCGGGCCGCGAGACCAGCTACGGCAACGCCGGCATGATCCAGGCGGAGGCGGTGCGGCCCTACCCGATGCCGCGCGACCTCACGTCGCTCGTGAATATCGCGACCGGCCGCACCAACGACGTGCGATACAGCCTTTCGTCGCTGCATCGTCACGTCGAGCCCCTGCTCCGCTATTGGTGGCATTCGGCGCCGAAGCGGCATCGCGAAGCGATCGAGGCCTGGGCGCGCCTGATCGCCTATGCGACGCCCGAGCACGATATCCTCATCCGCGAGGCCCATGCCGACAATCTGATCCGCCGCGCCGGCTATCGCGTGCTGCATCGTGACGCCGCCTCCTTCGACCAGGCGGTCAAGACGGCGGAGGACGACCGCCGCGAGTTCGGCGTGAATTTTTGCGTGCTCTCCGGCAGCGAGCTGACCAAGGCCGAGCCGATCCTGCGCGACGACCTTCCCGGCGCGATCCATTGGCTCGACACCTGGACGGTGTCGGATCCCGGCGCCCTGGTCACGGCCTACGCCGATCTGTTCGAACGATCGGGCGGCAGAATCGTGCTCGGCGATGCGCAGTCGCTTCAGCAGACCGCGACCGGATGGTCGGTCGAGACCGACAATGGCCGCATCGATGCCGCCAACGCCGTCGTCACGCTCGGGCCGTGGTCGCCGGATCTGTTGCACAAGTTCGGCTATCGGATTCCGCTGGTGCGCAAGCGCGGCTACCACATGCACTACACCGGAGGCGCCTCGCTCGATCTGCCGCTGGTCGACAAGGGCGGCGGCTACGCCATGGGTCCCATGACCAAGGGGATCCGCATCACCACCGGCGCCGAGCTGACGGCACCGGATGCGCTGGCAACGCCGGTGCAGCTCGCCAGCGCCGAAGCCTCCGCGCGCGAGCTGATCGATCTCGGCAAGCGCGCCGAACCGGAGCCGTGGTTCGGCACCCGGCCCTGCACGCCCGACATGGTGCCTGTGCTCGGCCGCGCCCCACGCCATCCCGGCCTCTGGATGAATTTCGGCCACGGTCACCAGGGCTTTACGCTCGGCCCCGCCACGGGACGACTGCTCGCGGAGATGATGAACGGCGATACGCCGTCTATCGACCCGACGCCGTACCGGCCGGAGCGGTTCTAG
- a CDS encoding MFS transporter, with translation MTELSQRKTGIVAFVLLYIAYCISYIDRAAISLALAQIGKDFNLQAADLGIVISAFFLGYAAMQVPGGWLSDRFGSKYVVIITIVMWSIFTAFTSLAWSLTSLIAIRFIFGIAEGGFPPASIRAIAELFKKDSRPKMSALLLSSNYAGSMIAPLIMAPLILWLGWRHAFNTIGIAGVVFAVVYFVFVPHLSRIGVGPVTAKPRAPMRELMKNPLLWQLMVVWFGLSCVNKGLDSWMPLYLLQQRGLDLKTVGIVAPIPFVMATIATAIGGWVMTTFFAEREKYLLIGSSTLTGIFLYAMYKAQTITVLIVFQSLVYFFKSFVLAAVVALPTKLLRDDQIGSGVGMVNLGGQSAGFVAPALMGFIVTGTGSFDAAFGFLVAMTALSVVVATTINTAQPKLALEPA, from the coding sequence ATGACTGAACTGTCGCAGCGGAAAACCGGAATCGTCGCGTTCGTCCTGCTCTACATTGCCTACTGCATCTCCTACATCGACCGCGCGGCGATCTCGCTGGCGCTGGCGCAGATCGGGAAGGACTTCAATCTCCAGGCCGCCGACCTCGGCATCGTCATCAGCGCATTTTTCCTGGGCTATGCCGCGATGCAAGTGCCGGGCGGATGGCTGTCCGATCGCTTCGGTTCGAAATATGTGGTGATCATCACGATCGTGATGTGGTCGATTTTCACGGCCTTCACCAGCCTGGCCTGGTCGCTGACCTCGCTGATCGCGATCCGCTTCATCTTCGGCATCGCCGAGGGCGGCTTTCCGCCGGCGAGCATCCGCGCCATCGCGGAACTGTTCAAGAAGGACAGCCGGCCAAAGATGTCGGCGCTGCTGCTCTCGTCGAACTATGCCGGCAGCATGATCGCGCCGCTGATCATGGCGCCCCTGATCCTCTGGCTGGGCTGGCGTCATGCCTTCAATACCATCGGCATCGCCGGCGTCGTGTTCGCGGTGGTCTACTTCGTCTTCGTTCCGCATCTTTCGCGTATCGGCGTCGGACCCGTGACGGCGAAGCCGCGGGCGCCGATGCGCGAGCTGATGAAGAATCCGCTGCTCTGGCAGTTGATGGTGGTGTGGTTCGGCCTGAGCTGCGTCAACAAGGGCCTGGATTCCTGGATGCCGCTCTATCTGCTGCAGCAGCGCGGACTTGACCTCAAGACCGTCGGCATCGTGGCGCCGATCCCGTTCGTGATGGCGACGATCGCGACCGCGATCGGCGGCTGGGTGATGACGACCTTCTTTGCCGAACGCGAAAAATATCTGCTGATTGGCAGCTCGACATTGACCGGCATCTTCCTCTACGCCATGTACAAGGCGCAGACGATCACGGTGCTGATCGTGTTTCAGTCGCTGGTCTATTTCTTCAAATCCTTCGTGCTGGCTGCGGTGGTTGCGCTCCCGACCAAGCTGCTCCGCGACGATCAGATCGGATCGGGCGTCGGCATGGTCAATCTCGGCGGCCAGAGCGCGGGCTTCGTTGCGCCGGCCCTCATGGGATTCATCGTGACCGGGACCGGATCATTCGACGCGGCCTTCGGATTCCTGGTCGCGATGACGGCGCTGTCCGTGGTCGTCGCGACGACCATCAACACGGCGCAGCCCAAGCTCGCGCTAGAGCCGGCCTGA
- a CDS encoding amidase encodes MPELCDTDAVELRRLLAARAISPVELLDACLSRITTTNAAVNAVVTLDEAGARAAANEAEAAILRGEDRGALHGLPVLIKDTQDTAGMRSTYGSPVLRDHVPVADQGSVARLRAAGAIIFGKTNTPEWAAGGNTRNPVFGATGNPFEPSRSAAGSSGGSAVALACGMAPLASGSDTGGSLRNPAGYAGIVGMRPSYGLIASEKRAFGWSNLSTDGPMARNVADTALMLSVMASDDARDPLAYTLPSEPVRARAERWAAPRPAKLGKLRLAFTEDFGFAPTEQAIRRVFRDRVARLAPLFAECREATPDCTGADDAFAVLRAGLFLAMHGKNYKERPEMLGPNVRANVEEGLTYSLEDHVRAATTQTRIYRAYQSFFENCDVLISPTITLSPRPWSELYPAEIDGVPTKSYFHWLALAYAVTLPGHPAISIPLGRDEAGLPFGLQIVGPRGGDAIVLSVAASLEAAFAGDPQMCRPVPDLAKLATAPPLSSTPGFLTWE; translated from the coding sequence TTGCCCGAGCTTTGTGACACTGATGCCGTCGAGCTGCGCCGGCTGCTGGCCGCGCGGGCGATCTCCCCTGTCGAACTACTCGATGCCTGCCTGTCACGCATCACCACCACCAATGCCGCCGTCAACGCCGTCGTGACACTTGACGAGGCCGGGGCGCGCGCCGCCGCGAACGAGGCGGAGGCCGCTATCCTGCGCGGAGAGGATCGCGGCGCGCTGCACGGACTTCCCGTCCTGATCAAGGATACCCAGGACACCGCCGGGATGCGCTCCACCTATGGCAGCCCGGTGTTGCGCGACCATGTACCGGTCGCGGACCAGGGCTCGGTCGCCCGGTTGCGCGCGGCCGGCGCCATCATCTTCGGCAAGACCAACACGCCGGAATGGGCCGCAGGCGGTAACACCCGCAATCCCGTGTTCGGCGCGACCGGCAATCCCTTTGAGCCTTCGCGCTCCGCGGCCGGCTCGTCCGGCGGCTCGGCGGTCGCGCTCGCTTGCGGCATGGCTCCGCTTGCCTCGGGCTCGGACACCGGGGGATCTCTGCGCAATCCCGCGGGCTATGCCGGCATCGTCGGCATGCGTCCCTCCTATGGCCTCATTGCGAGTGAGAAGCGCGCCTTCGGCTGGTCCAACCTGTCGACCGACGGACCGATGGCGCGCAACGTCGCCGATACCGCACTGATGCTGTCCGTGATGGCGAGCGACGATGCCCGCGATCCGCTCGCCTACACGCTGCCAAGCGAGCCCGTGCGCGCACGCGCCGAGCGTTGGGCCGCGCCGCGCCCGGCGAAGCTCGGCAAGCTGCGCCTCGCTTTCACCGAGGACTTCGGCTTTGCGCCGACGGAGCAGGCTATCCGCCGCGTCTTCCGCGATCGTGTAGCGAGGCTTGCGCCGCTGTTCGCCGAATGTCGCGAGGCGACCCCCGACTGCACCGGTGCGGACGATGCCTTCGCCGTGCTGCGCGCCGGCCTCTTCCTGGCGATGCACGGCAAGAACTACAAGGAACGGCCCGAGATGCTCGGCCCCAATGTCCGCGCCAATGTCGAGGAAGGACTCACCTATTCGCTCGAAGACCACGTCCGCGCGGCGACGACGCAAACGCGGATCTATCGTGCCTATCAGAGCTTCTTCGAAAATTGCGACGTGTTGATCAGCCCGACCATAACGCTCAGCCCGCGGCCGTGGTCAGAGCTCTATCCTGCGGAGATCGATGGCGTGCCGACGAAATCCTACTTCCACTGGCTCGCGCTCGCTTACGCCGTGACACTCCCCGGGCATCCCGCGATCAGCATTCCCCTCGGCCGCGACGAAGCCGGCCTGCCCTTCGGCCTCCAGATCGTCGGCCCCCGCGGCGGCGACGCGATCGTGCTTTCGGTCGCAGCGAGCCTCGAGGCTGCATTTGCGGGCGACCCGCAGATGTGCCGGCCGGTGCCTGATTTGGCCAAACTTGCAACGGCGCCGCCGCTGTCGTCGACCCCCGGCTTCCTGACCTGGGAATAG
- a CDS encoding helix-turn-helix domain-containing protein: MSETTTPEGANSQLGQCLKAARQARGLTLKQVAERTGMALSTLSKVENGLMSLTYDKLLQLTSGLKMEIAELFNPAVAAPAQGRPVTARRSISRAGQGQLINTKFYTYTYQCTDLIGKRMVPIVAEVRARSLDEFGPLLRHAGEEYFLVTSGRVAVHTEFYAPEILGEGDGIYLDSTMGHAYLNAGEAASAKGVCLCTSEAPDLYDQLRQIASREEAPLGADESSP; the protein is encoded by the coding sequence ATGAGCGAAACCACCACGCCCGAAGGCGCCAACTCCCAGCTCGGCCAATGCCTCAAGGCCGCGCGCCAGGCGCGTGGCCTGACGCTCAAGCAGGTGGCGGAACGGACCGGCATGGCGCTGTCGACCCTCTCGAAGGTCGAGAACGGCCTGATGTCGCTCACCTACGACAAGCTGCTTCAGCTCACCTCGGGCCTGAAGATGGAAATCGCGGAGCTGTTCAATCCGGCGGTCGCGGCGCCCGCGCAGGGCCGTCCGGTCACCGCGCGGCGGAGCATCAGCCGGGCCGGGCAGGGGCAGCTGATCAATACGAAATTCTACACCTATACCTATCAATGCACCGATCTGATCGGCAAACGGATGGTGCCGATCGTGGCAGAAGTCCGCGCGCGCTCGCTGGATGAATTCGGTCCGCTGCTGCGCCACGCCGGCGAAGAGTACTTCCTGGTGACGAGCGGGCGAGTCGCTGTCCATACCGAGTTCTACGCGCCGGAGATCCTTGGCGAGGGCGACGGCATCTATCTCGACAGCACCATGGGCCATGCCTACCTCAACGCCGGCGAGGCAGCATCGGCGAAGGGCGTCTGCCTCTGCACCAGCGAGGCGCCGGATCTCTACGACCAACTTCGCCAGATCGCATCGCGCGAGGAGGCGCCGCTCGGCGCTGACGAGTCGTCGCCGTAG
- a CDS encoding Rne/Rng family ribonuclease, with amino-acid sequence MLEEVPERTFRPRRQYKIQEVIKRRQVMLVQVVKEERGNKGAALTTYLSLAGRYAVLMPNTARGGGISRKITSAQDRSRLKEVVQDLDVPEGMGIILRTAGAARTKPEIKRDFEYLIRMWETVRDLTLKSQAPTLVYEEGSLIKRSLRDLYNKEIDEIQVAGEAGYREARDFMKMLMPANVSAVKQYRDGQPLFSRMGVESQLDAMFSPTVQLRSGGYIVINQTEALVSIDVNSGRSTREHHIEDTALKTNLEAAEEVARQLRLRDLAGLIVIDFIDMDEKRNNRSVERKLSDCLRQDRARIQVGRISHFGLLEMSRQRIRASVLESSTDPCPHCGGTGHVRSVSSVALQLLRGLEEILMKGATHNLVVRTRTDVALYVLNHKRGHLRDLENGFKVTLSVIADQSVSGPQAYVIDRGEQVHTLEAAKALLAAQAAASPPPLPEEAYDDEDLFDLETESEVETDETEGLGDEQASGEAASEGDGQRRKRRRRRRGRGGQRDGELREDSPATLPEPAMTAGEGDEDAESEQDGEEGEEQAARGEQQGGGERRRRRGRRGGRRRRGGNEEGLAGSIGDEIGGSNPPPEATEAVADFDGSSASESAPSIAHAKHMPSAETSQAEPQAPVQTPVQPAPVAVAEEEPAADDRATRRRSTVREKVSFLTSSPSEPAPPVAAEPVAAPAPAPEPAPDAAAETPAAQRRAGWWSRRFGGGE; translated from the coding sequence GTGCTGGAAGAAGTGCCGGAGCGCACCTTCCGGCCGCGCCGCCAGTACAAGATCCAGGAAGTCATCAAGCGCCGCCAAGTGATGCTGGTGCAGGTGGTCAAGGAAGAGCGCGGCAACAAGGGCGCGGCGCTGACGACCTATCTGTCGCTCGCCGGCCGCTACGCCGTCTTGATGCCGAACACCGCGCGCGGCGGCGGCATCAGCCGCAAGATCACCTCGGCGCAGGATCGCTCGCGCCTGAAGGAAGTGGTGCAGGATCTCGACGTGCCCGAGGGCATGGGCATCATCCTGCGCACCGCGGGCGCGGCCCGCACCAAGCCCGAGATCAAGCGCGACTTCGAATACCTGATCCGGATGTGGGAGACGGTGCGCGACCTGACGCTGAAGTCGCAGGCTCCGACCCTGGTCTACGAAGAGGGCTCGCTGATCAAGCGCTCGCTGCGCGACCTCTACAACAAGGAGATCGACGAGATCCAGGTTGCCGGCGAAGCCGGCTACCGCGAAGCACGCGATTTCATGAAGATGCTGATGCCCGCCAATGTCAGCGCGGTGAAGCAATATCGGGACGGCCAGCCGCTGTTCTCGCGGATGGGCGTCGAAAGCCAGCTCGATGCGATGTTCTCGCCGACCGTGCAGCTGCGGTCGGGCGGTTATATCGTCATCAATCAGACGGAGGCGCTGGTCTCGATCGACGTCAACTCCGGACGATCGACCCGCGAGCACCACATCGAGGACACTGCGCTCAAGACCAATCTGGAAGCGGCCGAAGAGGTCGCCCGCCAGCTTCGCCTGCGCGACCTCGCTGGCCTGATCGTCATCGACTTCATCGACATGGACGAGAAGCGCAACAACCGTTCGGTCGAGCGCAAGCTGTCCGATTGCCTGCGGCAGGATCGCGCGCGCATCCAGGTCGGGCGCATCTCGCATTTCGGCCTCTTGGAGATGTCGCGCCAGCGTATCCGCGCCAGCGTGCTGGAGAGTTCGACCGACCCCTGCCCGCACTGCGGCGGCACCGGTCATGTCCGGTCGGTGTCCTCGGTGGCGCTGCAACTGCTGCGCGGGCTGGAAGAGATCCTGATGAAGGGCGCCACCCACAATCTCGTGGTCCGTACCCGCACCGACGTCGCGCTCTATGTGCTGAACCACAAGCGCGGCCATTTGCGCGACCTCGAAAACGGCTTCAAGGTCACGCTGTCGGTCATCGCCGATCAGTCCGTCAGCGGCCCGCAGGCCTACGTCATCGACCGCGGCGAGCAGGTCCACACGCTGGAAGCCGCCAAGGCGCTGCTCGCAGCCCAGGCTGCCGCAAGCCCGCCGCCACTGCCCGAAGAGGCCTATGACGACGAGGACCTTTTCGACCTCGAGACCGAATCCGAGGTCGAGACCGACGAAACTGAGGGTCTCGGCGATGAGCAGGCCTCAGGTGAAGCCGCGTCCGAAGGTGACGGGCAGCGCCGCAAGCGCCGCCGCCGTCGTCGAGGTCGCGGCGGTCAGCGCGACGGCGAGCTTCGCGAGGACAGCCCAGCCACGCTTCCCGAGCCGGCAATGACCGCCGGCGAAGGCGACGAGGATGCCGAGTCCGAGCAAGACGGTGAGGAAGGCGAGGAACAGGCCGCCCGTGGCGAGCAGCAGGGTGGCGGCGAGCGCCGGCGCCGGCGCGGTCGCAGGGGTGGACGTCGTCGGCGCGGCGGCAATGAGGAAGGCCTCGCCGGATCCATCGGCGACGAAATTGGCGGCAGCAATCCACCGCCGGAAGCAACCGAGGCAGTGGCCGACTTCGACGGCTCGTCTGCCAGCGAGTCCGCTCCGTCGATTGCGCATGCGAAGCACATGCCCTCCGCTGAAACGTCGCAGGCCGAGCCTCAGGCACCCGTTCAAACGCCAGTTCAGCCTGCGCCCGTTGCTGTCGCGGAAGAAGAGCCCGCGGCCGATGACAGGGCCACACGCCGTCGCTCGACCGTTCGCGAGAAGGTGAGCTTCCTGACGAGCAGCCCGAGCGAGCCTGCGCCCCCGGTTGCAGCTGAACCCGTTGCAGCGCCCGCGCCTGCGCCGGAACCCGCGCCGGACGCGGCAGCGGAGACGCCGGCAGCCCAGCGTCGGGCCGGCTGGTGGTCCCGCCGTTTCGGCGGCGGCGAATAA
- a CDS encoding N-acetylmuramoyl-L-alanine amidase produces the protein MASRTNQRVLLGFALLCAAALPCADSSRLIAAESPSPPAAAAASFPVATAARLAGDSKQTRFILDLDQTVSFRTTTLADPYRVVVDVPQVNFQLAPGTGAGRGLVKAFRYGLVMPGGSRIVFDLTGPAKVANSYVLEAANGQPARLVLELEEVDRAAFAQTPAPEIRPELRSTIAAVPPATVPASEPSAPKPGTPSDGRPVVVIDPGHGGIDNGTQSSGESEKSLVLAFGLALRDRLEKSGKYRVVMTRDDDTFIPLNDRAKVARNLNAALFISIHADALPKAEGDAQGATIYTLSDKASDAEAQRLADAENRADAIAGFNLSEEPTDVADILIDLTQRETRTFSNRFAHLLMGEMKSTVRMHKHPLKSAGFRVLKAPDVPSVLVEIGYVSNKGDLEHLVSEGWRSKAVGSMAQAIDTFLAKRMATAGPGN, from the coding sequence GTGGCGAGCCGCACAAATCAACGGGTTCTGCTGGGATTTGCGCTGCTGTGCGCTGCAGCATTGCCGTGCGCCGATTCCTCGCGCCTGATCGCCGCCGAAAGCCCATCGCCACCAGCTGCCGCAGCGGCGAGTTTCCCGGTGGCCACCGCCGCGCGCCTGGCCGGTGACAGCAAGCAGACTCGCTTCATTCTCGATCTCGACCAGACCGTCAGCTTCCGCACCACGACGCTTGCCGATCCCTATCGAGTCGTGGTCGATGTGCCCCAGGTGAATTTTCAACTGGCGCCGGGCACCGGGGCCGGGCGAGGGCTGGTCAAGGCCTTCCGCTACGGGCTGGTGATGCCCGGCGGCTCCCGAATCGTGTTCGATCTCACCGGACCGGCCAAGGTCGCCAATTCCTATGTGCTCGAGGCGGCCAATGGTCAGCCGGCCCGGCTGGTGCTCGAGCTGGAGGAAGTCGATCGCGCGGCGTTCGCGCAGACGCCCGCGCCGGAGATTCGACCCGAGCTGCGTTCGACGATTGCGGCAGTGCCGCCGGCAACGGTTCCTGCCTCTGAACCGTCGGCGCCAAAGCCGGGAACGCCGTCCGATGGGCGTCCGGTCGTGGTGATCGATCCCGGCCATGGCGGTATCGACAACGGCACCCAGTCGAGCGGCGAGAGCGAGAAGAGCCTGGTTTTGGCCTTCGGCCTGGCGCTGCGCGATCGGCTGGAAAAATCAGGCAAATACCGGGTGGTCATGACCCGCGACGACGATACCTTCATTCCGCTCAACGATCGCGCCAAGGTCGCCCGCAATCTGAACGCAGCGCTGTTCATCTCCATCCATGCCGATGCACTGCCGAAGGCCGAGGGCGATGCGCAGGGTGCGACCATCTACACGCTCTCGGACAAGGCCTCCGACGCCGAGGCCCAGCGCCTGGCTGATGCCGAAAACCGTGCGGACGCCATTGCCGGCTTTAATTTGTCGGAGGAGCCGACCGATGTGGCCGATATCCTGATCGACCTGACGCAGCGGGAAACCCGCACCTTTTCAAACCGTTTCGCCCATCTGCTGATGGGCGAAATGAAGTCGACGGTGCGGATGCACAAGCATCCCCTGAAGTCGGCCGGGTTCAGGGTGCTGAAGGCGCCCGACGTGCCCTCGGTGCTGGTCGAGATCGGCTACGTCTCCAACAAGGGCGACCTCGAGCATCTCGTCTCCGAGGGCTGGCGGTCCAAGGCTGTGGGCTCGATGGCCCAGGCGATCGACACGTTCCTGGCCAAGCGGATGGCGACGGCGGGACCTGGGAATTGA
- a CDS encoding penicillin-binding protein 1A — protein MRLLVRFMGFLFAAGTVVFLVGVGAVAGLIWHFSKDLPDYSQLQDYEPPVMTRVHAVDGSLLGEYAKERRLYLPIQAVPKLVINAFLAAEDKNFYEHGGIDYTGMARAGLLYLQNYGSNRRPQGASTITQQVAKNFLLTNEVSFARKIKEALLAMRIEKTYSKDKILELYLNEIYLGLGAYGIAAASLVYFDKSVNELTVAEAAYLAALPKMPATLHPVRNRDRAIERRNYVIDRLQENGWIKQADAEKARKEPLVVTNRSNGAHTFAGEYFAEEVRRDIFERYGEKKLYEGGLSVRTTLDPKIQVMARKTMVAGLVNYDEQQGYRGAISKLDISGDWGVKLAEIKSLSDISPWRMAVVLETSDQSARIGFQPNRELGGAVSKQRETGLVTLDGVRWARAAQGNAKGKTPTSVAQVLQPGDVIYADPLYTKEGQPVEGQYRLRQIPEVSGAMVVMDPWTGRVLAMVGGFSFDQSQFNRATQAYRQPGSSFKPIVYSAALDNGYTPSTVVLDAPIEIDQGQGAGVWRPENFSANKYQGPVTLRNALRQSLNTVTVRLAQDIGMPLIGEYARRFGVYDELPNYLSYALGAGETTAMRMVTAYSMLANGGRRVKPTLIDRIQDRYGHTIFKHDQRECRGCDAPGGWKNQPEPQLIDRREQVLDSMTAYQITELMEGVVQAGTATVVREVGKPIAGKTGTTNEAKDAWFVGFSPDIAVAIYMGYDKPRPLGKGNAATGGHLAAPIARDFLKLALADKPAVPFKVPAGIKLIRVVAKTGMRAGPGETGGTILEAFKPGTAPPDNYSVIGVADADGRMGVPASQQQQPDSGFFMRPGTGGLY, from the coding sequence ATGCGCTTGCTTGTGCGGTTCATGGGCTTCCTGTTCGCCGCGGGAACGGTGGTGTTCCTTGTCGGTGTCGGCGCCGTGGCAGGCCTGATCTGGCATTTCTCCAAGGACTTGCCCGATTACTCTCAGCTTCAGGATTACGAGCCGCCGGTGATGACCCGCGTGCACGCGGTCGACGGCTCGCTGCTCGGCGAATACGCCAAGGAGCGCCGGCTCTATCTGCCGATCCAGGCGGTGCCGAAGCTCGTGATCAACGCGTTCCTGGCTGCCGAAGACAAGAACTTCTACGAGCATGGCGGCATCGACTACACCGGCATGGCCCGCGCGGGTCTGCTCTATCTGCAGAACTACGGCTCCAACCGTCGTCCGCAAGGCGCCTCCACCATCACCCAGCAGGTTGCCAAGAACTTCCTCTTGACCAACGAAGTCTCGTTCGCGCGCAAGATCAAGGAAGCCTTGCTGGCGATGCGCATCGAGAAGACCTATTCGAAGGACAAGATCCTCGAGCTGTATCTGAACGAAATCTACCTCGGCCTCGGCGCCTACGGCATCGCCGCCGCTTCGCTGGTCTATTTCGACAAGTCGGTGAACGAGCTCACCGTGGCGGAAGCCGCCTATCTGGCGGCGCTGCCGAAGATGCCGGCGACGCTGCATCCGGTGCGCAACCGCGACCGTGCCATCGAGCGCCGCAACTATGTGATCGACCGTCTCCAGGAGAACGGCTGGATCAAGCAGGCCGACGCCGAGAAGGCGCGCAAGGAGCCGCTGGTCGTCACCAACCGGTCCAACGGTGCCCACACCTTCGCCGGCGAATATTTCGCCGAGGAAGTCCGCCGCGACATCTTCGAGCGCTATGGCGAGAAGAAGCTGTACGAGGGCGGTCTTTCGGTTCGCACCACGCTCGATCCGAAGATCCAGGTCATGGCGCGCAAGACCATGGTCGCAGGCCTCGTGAACTATGACGAGCAGCAGGGCTATCGCGGCGCCATCAGCAAGCTCGATATTTCGGGCGATTGGGGCGTGAAGCTCGCCGAGATCAAGTCGCTCTCGGACATCTCGCCGTGGCGCATGGCGGTGGTGCTGGAGACCAGCGACCAGTCGGCACGGATCGGCTTCCAGCCGAACCGCGAGCTCGGCGGCGCCGTCAGCAAGCAGCGTGAGACCGGCCTCGTCACGCTCGACGGCGTGCGCTGGGCGAGGGCGGCGCAGGGCAACGCCAAGGGCAAGACGCCGACGTCGGTAGCGCAGGTGCTGCAGCCCGGCGACGTGATCTATGCCGACCCGCTCTACACCAAGGAGGGACAACCGGTCGAAGGTCAGTACCGGCTGCGCCAGATTCCCGAAGTGTCGGGCGCGATGGTGGTGATGGACCCCTGGACCGGCCGCGTGCTGGCGATGGTCGGCGGCTTCTCGTTCGACCAGAGCCAGTTCAACCGCGCCACGCAGGCTTATCGGCAGCCGGGATCGTCGTTCAAGCCGATCGTCTACTCGGCCGCGCTCGACAACGGCTATACGCCCTCGACCGTCGTGCTCGACGCCCCGATCGAAATCGACCAGGGCCAGGGCGCCGGCGTATGGCGGCCTGAAAACTTCTCGGCGAACAAATATCAGGGTCCGGTGACGCTGCGGAACGCGCTGCGGCAGTCGCTCAACACGGTGACGGTGCGCCTCGCGCAGGACATCGGCATGCCCCTGATCGGCGAATATGCCCGTCGCTTCGGCGTCTATGACGAGCTGCCGAACTATCTCTCCTACGCACTCGGCGCCGGCGAAACCACGGCGATGCGCATGGTCACGGCCTATTCGATGCTCGCCAACGGCGGGCGCCGGGTGAAGCCGACCTTGATCGACCGTATCCAGGACCGCTACGGCCACACCATCTTCAAGCACGACCAGCGCGAATGCCGCGGCTGCGACGCGCCCGGCGGCTGGAAGAACCAGCCCGAGCCCCAGCTGATCGACCGCCGCGAGCAGGTGCTGGATTCCATGACCGCCTATCAGATCACCGAGCTGATGGAAGGTGTGGTCCAGGCCGGTACCGCGACCGTGGTGAGGGAAGTCGGCAAGCCGATCGCCGGCAAGACCGGCACGACCAACGAGGCCAAGGACGCCTGGTTCGTCGGCTTCTCGCCTGACATCGCCGTCGCCATCTACATGGGCTACGACAAGCCGCGCCCGCTCGGCAAAGGCAACGCCGCGACGGGCGGCCATCTGGCCGCGCCCATCGCACGCGATTTCCTCAAGCTCGCGCTCGCCGACAAACCCGCCGTTCCGTTCAAGGTGCCTGCCGGCATCAAGCTGATCCGCGTCGTCGCCAAGACCGGCATGCGGGCCGGCCCGGGCGAGACCGGTGGAACCATCTTGGAAGCCTTCAAGCCGGGCACGGCACCGCCGGATAATTACTCCGTAATCGGCGTCGCCGACGCCGACGGGCGCATGGGCGTGCCGGCCTCGCAGCAGCAGCAGCCGGATTCCGGCTTCTTCATGCGGCCGGGCACCGGCGGGCTGTACTAA